Proteins encoded within one genomic window of Streptomyces sp. NBC_01237:
- a CDS encoding helix-turn-helix transcriptional regulator, whose protein sequence is MPKTSARLLSLLSLLQARRDWPGALLAERLEISPRTVRRDVDRLRELGYPILAVKGPDGGYRLDAGTELPPLLFDDEQAVALAVALQVATTTIAGIEEAAARASTTVRQVMPARLRHRIDTLQVTAVERPAARPDPQVDSSVLMAIGAAVHAREVLRFDYTPTSPPGEDGKGVHMPPRRVQPHHLVTRGGRWYLVAWDLDREDWRTFRADRLTPRTPTGPRFTSRELPGGDVAAFVAGRFRGSDGSGDWPCRGEVILDLPAAIVSGYTRDAIVEELGPTRCRLVMGSWSWPGLAASLGRFDADIEVVGPPELKDAFAHLARRYADAATEAATTDAPAPQPRRP, encoded by the coding sequence ATGCCGAAGACCTCAGCGCGACTGCTCTCCTTGCTCTCGCTGCTCCAGGCGCGCCGGGACTGGCCGGGGGCGCTGTTGGCCGAGCGGCTGGAGATCAGCCCGCGCACCGTGCGCCGCGATGTGGACCGCCTGCGCGAACTCGGCTATCCGATCCTGGCGGTCAAGGGCCCCGACGGCGGGTACCGGCTCGATGCCGGCACGGAACTGCCCCCGTTGCTCTTCGACGACGAACAGGCCGTCGCCCTTGCCGTCGCACTCCAGGTCGCCACCACCACCATCGCGGGTATCGAGGAAGCCGCGGCGCGTGCGTCGACCACTGTTCGCCAGGTCATGCCCGCACGGCTGCGCCACCGGATCGACACCCTCCAGGTCACTGCCGTCGAACGGCCCGCGGCCCGACCGGACCCCCAGGTCGACAGCAGCGTGCTCATGGCGATCGGCGCCGCCGTCCACGCCCGTGAAGTGCTGCGTTTCGACTACACCCCCACGTCACCACCCGGGGAGGACGGCAAGGGCGTGCACATGCCTCCGCGCCGGGTGCAGCCCCATCACCTCGTCACCCGGGGCGGGCGCTGGTACCTCGTCGCCTGGGACCTCGACCGGGAGGACTGGCGCACCTTCCGTGCCGACCGCCTCACCCCGCGTACCCCTACCGGGCCCCGCTTCACCTCGCGCGAGCTGCCCGGAGGCGATGTGGCTGCCTTCGTCGCCGGCAGGTTCCGGGGCTCCGACGGCTCGGGCGACTGGCCCTGCCGCGGCGAGGTCATCCTCGACCTGCCCGCCGCCATCGTGTCCGGCTACACCCGTGACGCGATCGTCGAGGAACTCGGCCCGACGCGCTGCCGGCTCGTCATGGGCTCGTGGTCGTGGCCCGGCCTGGCCGCTTCCCTCGGCAGGTTCGACGCCGACATCGAGGTCGTCGGGCCGCCCGAGCTCAAGGACGCCTTCGCGCACCTGGCCCGCCGCTATGCCGACGCCGCAACCGAAGCAGCCACGACCGACGCCCCCGCACCGCAGCCACGGCGGCCGTGA
- a CDS encoding S8 family peptidase — MRVRMRWMAALALVLAPVTGTAGAVDAPGGSPLGVERSVRAVPGEYIVTVKPAFSPDDVLGKLGVRPLFTYGTALRGFAAVLTPLQLRLARTLPAVEAIEENSEITVDVMSSPGTANGTTGGAGAPGSGAAAEAGSWGLDRIDQRGLPLDGRFTVTGTGRGVTAYIIDTGIETAHAEFEGRATVGFDAVQDGRNGQDCHFHGTHVAGTVGGRTFGVAREVSLVAVRVLDCTGDGTAAQTIAGLDWIAGHARTPAVLNASIGDSASRAIDTATDAVADRGVLPVVSAGNDAQDACDASPARAEKALAVGAVDRQDHQAGFSNFGPCLSLYAPGVGIVSAQLGGGSRTLSGTSMASPHVAGAAALLKEQDPGATPEEITRRLTDASTTGAVISPGAGSPNRLLCTGGL, encoded by the coding sequence ATGCGCGTACGTATGCGTTGGATGGCGGCTCTTGCTCTCGTGCTGGCCCCGGTGACCGGCACGGCGGGCGCGGTGGACGCGCCCGGCGGGAGCCCGCTCGGGGTGGAACGTTCTGTCCGGGCGGTGCCGGGCGAGTACATCGTCACGGTCAAGCCCGCGTTCTCGCCCGACGACGTGCTCGGGAAACTGGGTGTCAGACCTCTGTTCACGTACGGCACAGCGCTGCGCGGGTTCGCCGCCGTTCTCACGCCGCTCCAACTGCGGCTCGCGCGCACCCTTCCCGCCGTCGAGGCCATCGAGGAGAACAGCGAGATCACCGTCGACGTGATGTCGTCGCCCGGGACGGCGAACGGGACGACCGGAGGTGCAGGGGCCCCGGGGAGCGGAGCCGCGGCAGAGGCCGGGAGCTGGGGGCTCGACCGGATCGATCAGCGCGGTCTTCCCCTCGACGGCCGGTTCACCGTCACCGGAACGGGCCGTGGCGTCACCGCGTACATCATCGACACCGGGATCGAGACCGCGCACGCCGAGTTCGAAGGGCGCGCCACCGTGGGATTCGACGCCGTCCAGGACGGGCGCAACGGCCAGGACTGCCACTTCCACGGCACCCACGTGGCCGGAACGGTCGGCGGCAGGACCTTCGGTGTCGCGCGTGAGGTCTCCCTCGTCGCCGTCCGTGTGCTGGACTGCACCGGTGACGGCACCGCGGCGCAGACCATCGCCGGACTCGACTGGATCGCCGGCCACGCTCGGACCCCGGCGGTCCTGAACGCGTCCATCGGCGATTCGGCGTCCCGTGCGATCGACACCGCGACCGACGCGGTGGCCGATCGCGGTGTCCTGCCTGTCGTCTCCGCGGGCAACGACGCGCAGGACGCCTGCGACGCCTCGCCGGCGCGGGCCGAGAAGGCCCTCGCCGTCGGTGCGGTCGACCGGCAGGACCACCAGGCGGGCTTCAGCAACTTCGGCCCGTGCCTCTCGCTGTACGCACCCGGAGTCGGCATCGTCTCCGCACAGCTCGGCGGCGGCTCCCGCACGCTCAGCGGTACGTCCATGGCGAGCCCCCACGTCGCCGGCGCGGCCGCACTCCTCAAGGAGCAGGACCCCGGGGCCACTCCCGAGGAGATCACCCGTCGCCTCACCGACGCCTCGACGACAGGGGCCGTGATCTCGCCGGGCGCGGGTTCACCCAACCGCCTTCTCTGCACGGGCGGCCTCTGA
- a CDS encoding lipase family protein, whose translation MPIPDLDHHQSGYDLAHAYWLARAARAAYLDADGAREELSGRGFDRFRHFVSPHAMPFPLEDTQAYVAGSEHMVLVAFRGTEPMNIRDWLSDTNTPPVPGPGGKGFVHYGFHQALASVYPHVRDTVTEFTDRGQSVWLAGHSLGGALAMLAGSRLHFEGGILPAGIYTYGQPRTCDRTLANAYNTALRNRTHRFVNNNDIVPQVPPAPLFAHVDQLRYFDALGALRDRMPLIPGIQDRISGMTADLFAPTTDGIRDHFIDAYLTRLEENLT comes from the coding sequence GTGCCCATCCCCGACCTCGATCACCACCAGAGCGGGTACGACCTCGCCCATGCCTACTGGCTGGCCAGGGCGGCCCGTGCCGCCTATCTGGACGCCGACGGGGCCCGTGAGGAACTCTCCGGCCGGGGCTTCGACCGGTTCCGGCATTTCGTCTCGCCGCATGCGATGCCCTTCCCTCTGGAGGACACCCAGGCGTACGTCGCGGGCAGCGAGCACATGGTGCTCGTCGCCTTCCGCGGGACTGAGCCGATGAACATCCGGGACTGGCTCTCCGACACCAACACTCCGCCCGTCCCCGGCCCCGGTGGAAAGGGATTCGTGCACTACGGGTTCCACCAGGCACTCGCCTCGGTGTACCCGCATGTCCGCGACACGGTCACCGAGTTCACCGACCGGGGCCAGAGCGTGTGGCTGGCCGGGCACAGCCTCGGTGGTGCGCTGGCGATGCTGGCGGGTTCCCGGCTCCACTTCGAGGGGGGCATCCTCCCCGCCGGGATCTACACCTACGGGCAGCCACGGACCTGCGACCGCACGCTGGCCAATGCCTACAACACCGCTCTCAGGAACCGCACCCACCGGTTCGTCAACAACAACGACATCGTCCCCCAGGTCCCTCCGGCGCCCCTGTTCGCCCATGTCGATCAACTGCGCTACTTCGACGCTCTGGGCGCCCTGCGTGACCGGATGCCCCTCATCCCCGGGATCCAGGACAGGATCAGCGGTATGACCGCCGATCTGTTCGCCCCCACCACGGACGGCATCCGGGACCACTTCATCGACGCCTACCTGACCCGCCTGGAGGAGAACCTCACCTGA
- the asnB gene encoding asparagine synthase (glutamine-hydrolyzing), translated as MCGIAGWVDFARPVDQDLARTMTATMARRGPDAEGLWTGDHVALGHRRLSVIDLEGGCQPMVAEEAPGSRAALTYSGETYNFQELRSQLKSLGHHFTSRSDTEVVLRAYLQWGAGLATRLEGIYAFAVWDMDREELVLVRDRMGVKPLYYAETPSGVLFGSEPKAILAHPEFKAVLDADGLRDILSVAKVPGHAIFRGMREVPAGCTVRVNRAGLTEDRYWQLEVAEHTDSLDRTIHTVRELLESVVEQQMVSDVPLCTLLSGGLDSSSLTALAAQVTRRKGLGQIRSCSVTDPDLDGTAGAGANEDHIYARLLAEHVDSLHSELPLHAPDLLAPDLRASVLNAYDLPIAKGDEHASLHMLFGIVRGHSTVALSGECGDEVFGGYRWQRDPDAVFSTTFPWVHEGRHNYQGNDVVFTPDLLAKLDLDAYERDCHSKAVAEISAGDHLDDPAEARYREVTYLALTRHAQVLFDRKDRMSMACGLEVRVPFADHRLVEYTFNVPWAMKSFDGREKSLLRAAMKDLLPEAVAQRVKTPYPSIRADAYNRTLRERLADVVLTGSSPLAPLFSSRLGTRIRQDGPAALEEGMSRAALETTLQLDGWLRTYDVDITL; from the coding sequence ATGTGTGGTATTGCAGGGTGGGTGGACTTCGCGCGCCCCGTGGACCAGGATCTCGCGCGGACCATGACGGCCACGATGGCCCGCCGTGGACCCGACGCGGAAGGTCTCTGGACCGGGGACCATGTCGCCCTCGGGCACCGGCGTCTCTCCGTCATCGACCTGGAGGGCGGCTGCCAGCCCATGGTGGCCGAGGAGGCGCCCGGCTCGCGAGCCGCGCTCACCTACAGCGGCGAGACCTACAACTTTCAGGAACTCCGCTCCCAACTGAAGTCGCTGGGACACCACTTCACCAGCCGGAGCGACACGGAGGTCGTTCTCCGCGCCTACCTCCAGTGGGGCGCCGGCCTCGCCACCCGGCTCGAAGGGATCTACGCCTTCGCGGTCTGGGACATGGACCGGGAGGAGCTCGTTCTGGTCCGGGACCGGATGGGCGTGAAGCCGCTGTACTACGCCGAGACTCCGTCCGGGGTGCTCTTCGGGTCCGAGCCCAAGGCGATCCTGGCCCATCCCGAGTTCAAGGCGGTGCTGGACGCCGACGGGCTGCGTGACATCCTGTCGGTGGCCAAGGTGCCCGGACACGCGATCTTCCGTGGCATGCGGGAGGTACCGGCCGGCTGCACGGTACGGGTGAACCGCGCCGGCCTCACCGAGGACCGCTACTGGCAGCTGGAGGTGGCCGAGCACACCGATTCGCTCGACCGGACCATCCACACGGTGCGCGAGCTGCTCGAATCCGTCGTCGAGCAGCAGATGGTGTCCGACGTGCCGCTCTGCACGCTCCTCTCCGGCGGCCTCGACTCCAGTTCCCTGACCGCGCTCGCCGCCCAGGTCACCCGGCGCAAGGGCCTGGGGCAGATCCGCTCCTGCTCGGTCACCGACCCGGACCTCGACGGCACGGCGGGAGCGGGGGCGAACGAGGATCACATCTACGCCCGCCTGCTCGCCGAGCATGTCGACTCCCTCCACAGCGAGCTGCCCCTGCACGCCCCCGACCTGCTCGCCCCGGACCTGCGGGCATCCGTCCTCAATGCCTACGATCTCCCGATCGCCAAGGGTGACGAACACGCCTCCCTGCACATGCTGTTCGGGATCGTCCGCGGGCATTCCACGGTCGCCCTCTCCGGGGAGTGCGGCGACGAGGTGTTCGGCGGGTACCGCTGGCAGCGCGACCCCGACGCGGTGTTCTCCACCACGTTTCCCTGGGTGCACGAGGGCCGCCACAACTACCAGGGCAACGACGTCGTCTTCACTCCGGACCTGCTCGCCAAGCTCGACCTCGACGCCTACGAGCGCGACTGCCACAGCAAGGCGGTCGCCGAGATCTCCGCGGGCGACCACCTCGACGACCCCGCCGAGGCCCGCTACCGCGAGGTCACCTATCTCGCTCTCACCCGTCACGCCCAGGTCCTCTTCGACCGCAAGGACCGCATGAGCATGGCCTGCGGACTGGAGGTCCGGGTGCCGTTCGCGGACCACCGCCTGGTCGAGTACACCTTCAACGTCCCGTGGGCCATGAAGAGCTTCGACGGACGCGAGAAGAGCCTGCTCCGCGCGGCCATGAAGGACCTGCTGCCCGAGGCGGTCGCCCAGCGCGTCAAGACCCCCTACCCGTCCATCCGGGCCGACGCCTACAACCGGACGCTCCGCGAGCGCCTGGCCGACGTCGTGCTCACCGGATCGAGTCCTCTCGCCCCCCTCTTCTCCTCCCGTCTCGGAACACGGATCCGCCAGGATGGTCCCGCCGCACTGGAGGAGGGGATGAGCCGGGCCGCCCTGGAGACCACGCTGCAGCTCGACGGCTGGCTGCGTACGTACGACGTGGACATCACCCTCTGA
- a CDS encoding winged helix DNA-binding domain-containing protein encodes MSPTAVLDTRALNRATLARQLLLDHADVPVLDAVAHLGGLQAQEPQEPFVGLWSRLRAFDPAELSDRLVRRSVVRTHLMRRTVHLVTADDALAWRARHGPMLRQRVLGTYRRELDGIDLNELAAAGQAVMADGEPRSMTELARALAERWPAPPPRALGEMLIAALLPVAQLPPRGLWRQKSGVRNVLLSSWLGREIAEPSPDSSDPVGQALVRRYLAAYGPAASADLRAWCGLAGLPAAIAAMREELVTFRDGNGRELLDLPDAPLPDPGTPAPVRFLPAFDNAILGYHDRGRIIDDADRGLSVAGARVVLVDGRVAATWSTEAGTVIVTPLHRFSRADRTDVAEQGRALASFLSDGDSHGVRIAASG; translated from the coding sequence ATGAGCCCGACGGCCGTCCTCGATACCCGGGCGCTCAACCGCGCCACGCTTGCCCGGCAGTTGCTGCTCGACCACGCCGACGTACCGGTCCTCGACGCGGTCGCGCACCTCGGCGGTCTGCAGGCGCAGGAGCCGCAGGAACCGTTCGTCGGCCTCTGGTCACGGCTGCGTGCGTTCGACCCGGCGGAGCTCTCGGACCGGTTGGTCCGACGGAGCGTGGTGCGGACCCATCTCATGCGCCGTACCGTCCACCTCGTGACCGCCGACGACGCGCTGGCCTGGCGGGCCCGCCACGGCCCCATGCTGCGTCAACGGGTGCTGGGAACCTACCGCCGGGAACTCGACGGGATCGACCTCAACGAACTCGCCGCAGCAGGGCAGGCGGTCATGGCCGACGGCGAGCCACGCTCGATGACCGAACTCGCGCGGGCCCTCGCCGAACGCTGGCCGGCGCCGCCGCCGCGCGCACTGGGCGAGATGCTGATCGCCGCCCTCCTCCCGGTGGCGCAGCTGCCGCCGCGCGGGCTCTGGCGGCAGAAGTCAGGTGTGCGCAACGTCCTGCTCTCGTCCTGGCTGGGCCGCGAGATCGCCGAGCCCTCCCCCGACAGCTCCGATCCTGTGGGCCAGGCGCTGGTACGACGCTATCTGGCCGCGTACGGTCCCGCGGCCTCCGCCGACCTGCGTGCCTGGTGCGGGCTCGCCGGGCTTCCCGCGGCGATCGCCGCGATGCGCGAGGAGTTGGTCACCTTCCGCGACGGGAACGGCCGTGAGCTCCTCGACCTCCCCGACGCACCGCTCCCGGACCCCGGCACACCTGCCCCGGTACGGTTCCTGCCCGCGTTCGACAACGCGATCCTCGGCTACCACGACCGCGGCCGCATCATCGACGACGCCGACCGCGGCCTGTCGGTCGCCGGTGCTCGCGTCGTTCTGGTCGACGGCCGGGTCGCCGCGACCTGGAGTACCGAGGCGGGCACCGTGATCGTCACACCGCTGCACCGTTTCTCCCGAGCCGACCGCACCGACGTCGCCGAACAGGGCCGGGCGCTGGCGTCGTTCCTCTCCGACGGCGACAGCCACGGCGTACGGATCGCCGCTTCCGGCTGA
- a CDS encoding MBL fold metallo-hydrolase, with protein MNPLRITPAIWQLPFPVGHVHIVRLPDGYALIDTGMPGSAPAVLDALEQLGGRPQDVRQIVLTHSHVDHMGSAADLVEATGARVLAGALDAPVIRGTAAEPEPVHTASERALHEQISAGFSDGDMPPVRHVAVDIELRDGDTLTGWSEPVRVLHVPGHTPGSIALHFTAGNVLFPGDIIATAEGRAILGPFNVAREQAIDSFRRLAALEVETVCVPHGEPLLADASAVLRAATPENDWV; from the coding sequence ATGAATCCCCTCCGGATCACCCCTGCCATCTGGCAGTTGCCCTTCCCCGTCGGGCACGTCCACATCGTGCGTCTGCCGGACGGATACGCCCTGATCGACACCGGAATGCCAGGGTCGGCCCCGGCGGTCCTGGACGCCCTGGAGCAGCTCGGCGGCCGTCCACAGGACGTGCGGCAGATCGTCTTGACCCACTCGCACGTGGACCACATGGGCTCCGCCGCCGACCTCGTCGAGGCCACGGGCGCCCGTGTGCTGGCCGGTGCACTGGACGCCCCGGTCATCCGAGGCACCGCCGCCGAACCCGAGCCGGTGCACACCGCCTCGGAGCGTGCCCTCCATGAGCAGATCTCGGCCGGCTTCTCGGACGGGGACATGCCACCCGTGCGACATGTGGCGGTGGACATCGAGCTGCGTGACGGCGACACCCTCACGGGCTGGTCCGAGCCCGTCCGCGTCCTGCATGTGCCGGGCCACACCCCGGGAAGCATCGCGCTCCACTTCACCGCCGGCAACGTGCTGTTCCCGGGCGACATCATCGCCACCGCGGAGGGCCGGGCCATCCTCGGCCCGTTCAACGTGGCCAGGGAGCAGGCCATCGACTCCTTCCGAAGGCTGGCCGCGCTGGAGGTCGAAACCGTGTGCGTACCCCACGGCGAACCGCTGTTGGCCGACGCGAGCGCGGTGCTCCGGGCGGCGACTCCGGAGAACGACTGGGTGTGA
- a CDS encoding peptide ligase PGM1-related protein: MTEPHRRPTARIHIESRECSPQLLERLTGATYFPERLLGPAIINTVCRRDGHLLYVTAPGLIDADQQVDYYLGLLSDDAHEAGTGELRRKRDLVRIVPLDDASTRWLSSKVLDPASTRAASVREVLREFADTHRRTGADVRLSYFEPSRPLEQLARELEVPGTQPSASHIPLGTKHAGRQIFAAAGIPVPAGSNVCRDTAALAAEVTELVRAGKRTLVLKLNSTAYGGGLGNALLTLDDGIASAPDDSVEQQICRALPQSSLMDPKITWDDYVTLMKESGVIAEEMITDVPLPSPSFQGRLTDRGTVEAVSTHDQVLGANGQSYQGCTFPAHSDYRQSIIEYGLRVGEVLVELGVNGGDYGVDFLAVRSGSGWRLLGCEINLRATATKHPFTMAVGLLGAEPTADGRLLVDNTEYVYEASDAIMDQRYKGLRPAQLIEAVTGSPIGFDPVEKTGVVLHMMSPVMEYGKFGALCIGRNRAQATALMRQLHDLAQQLTASR; encoded by the coding sequence GTGACCGAACCGCATCGACGCCCCACGGCCCGTATCCACATCGAGAGCCGTGAGTGCAGCCCACAACTGCTGGAGCGGCTGACCGGCGCGACGTACTTTCCCGAACGGCTGCTGGGACCCGCGATCATCAACACGGTGTGCCGTCGTGACGGTCACCTGCTGTATGTGACAGCCCCGGGCCTGATCGACGCCGACCAGCAGGTGGACTACTACCTGGGCCTCCTGTCGGACGACGCTCACGAGGCGGGTACGGGCGAACTGCGCCGCAAACGCGACCTGGTCCGCATCGTGCCCCTTGACGATGCCTCCACGCGATGGCTGAGCAGCAAGGTTCTGGATCCCGCCAGCACGCGGGCAGCCTCTGTGCGGGAGGTGCTACGGGAGTTCGCGGACACCCACCGGCGCACCGGAGCGGATGTGCGGCTGAGCTATTTCGAGCCGTCCCGGCCGCTGGAACAACTGGCCCGCGAGCTGGAAGTGCCCGGCACTCAGCCCTCCGCTTCCCACATCCCGCTGGGAACCAAGCACGCCGGCCGCCAGATCTTTGCCGCCGCCGGCATTCCGGTACCCGCGGGCAGCAATGTGTGCCGTGACACCGCGGCACTCGCCGCAGAAGTGACCGAACTGGTCCGGGCCGGGAAACGCACACTGGTGTTGAAGCTCAACAGCACCGCGTACGGCGGGGGCCTGGGCAATGCGCTGCTCACACTGGACGACGGGATCGCCTCGGCACCCGATGACAGCGTCGAGCAGCAGATCTGCCGGGCACTGCCTCAGTCGTCCCTGATGGATCCCAAGATCACCTGGGACGACTACGTCACCCTGATGAAGGAATCCGGGGTGATCGCCGAAGAGATGATCACGGATGTCCCCCTGCCCAGCCCGAGCTTCCAGGGGCGCCTGACCGACCGTGGCACCGTGGAAGCCGTGTCCACTCACGACCAGGTCCTCGGTGCCAACGGACAGAGCTACCAAGGCTGCACCTTCCCGGCCCACTCCGACTACCGGCAGTCGATCATCGAGTACGGGCTGCGGGTGGGCGAGGTACTGGTGGAACTCGGCGTCAACGGCGGGGACTACGGAGTGGACTTCCTCGCCGTGCGCTCGGGGTCCGGGTGGCGCCTGCTGGGCTGCGAGATCAATCTCCGTGCCACAGCGACCAAACACCCCTTCACCATGGCCGTCGGCCTTCTCGGCGCGGAGCCGACAGCGGACGGGCGTCTCCTCGTGGACAACACCGAGTACGTCTATGAGGCGTCGGACGCCATCATGGACCAGCGCTACAAGGGGCTGCGCCCGGCCCAGCTCATCGAGGCCGTCACCGGTTCCCCGATCGGCTTCGACCCGGTGGAGAAGACCGGCGTGGTGCTGCACATGATGAGCCCCGTCATGGAGTACGGGAAGTTCGGCGCCCTCTGCATCGGCCGGAATCGCGCTCAAGCGACAGCGCTCATGCGACAACTGCACGATCTCGCACAGCAGTTGACTGCGTCGCGATAG
- a CDS encoding class I SAM-dependent methyltransferase, whose translation MELPRPELMINSSERLESVVAKVVQECQNGLPERIIHLSSEVGWPALRKRLDTYARRIEASVEEWESGLRMRLPRAAVTVEERASSIVVHGHRAGPGVARGGPLLPAPEQAAEVWQLAEYLTGLPAGTGSLPAGDEERLRAALKHESWLVATLACDVLNRSGVPAVPRFVRDHDPHQRVGTGDASRGDGTFTEVWEARISVDEYALFEAVHPGYAVQMAELGRMVRSHCGALPGAVLDVGSGPGLPTVMLAEMFPGARIDAVEPSPAAIPHLVKNTSGHAVSVHRTGITDFTGPRDYPVTVSVGASHHMDTRMFLRGLKRHTAPGGLIVVADEMVAPYASESERSRAVIDHHFVYMDQALAHVPEARLPSVEQRRVRALRDTDRRVPERLADLLEEVRQDRWFHVGDDSPWQRVRFCVLELEALVAGVDYDVERKTWVENFMTLAQDEGLEPVEHRRVHATVGGRDLDAGTHVVALRNPHLSPVASRTL comes from the coding sequence GTGGAACTGCCGCGCCCCGAGTTGATGATCAATTCTTCTGAGCGTCTTGAATCCGTGGTGGCCAAAGTAGTGCAGGAGTGCCAGAACGGGCTGCCGGAACGAATCATCCATCTGTCGAGCGAGGTGGGCTGGCCGGCCCTGCGGAAGCGTCTGGACACGTATGCGCGCCGGATCGAGGCGTCCGTGGAGGAATGGGAGAGCGGCCTGCGGATGCGGCTTCCGCGAGCGGCCGTGACGGTCGAGGAGCGGGCATCGTCCATCGTGGTCCATGGCCATCGCGCCGGACCGGGCGTTGCGCGCGGTGGCCCTTTGTTGCCGGCGCCGGAGCAGGCTGCGGAGGTCTGGCAGCTCGCCGAGTACCTCACGGGTCTGCCGGCCGGCACCGGCTCCCTGCCCGCCGGTGACGAGGAACGGCTCCGGGCCGCGCTGAAGCACGAGAGCTGGCTGGTGGCCACGCTCGCGTGTGATGTGCTGAACCGGTCCGGGGTCCCGGCGGTGCCGCGATTCGTGCGTGACCACGATCCCCACCAACGTGTCGGAACGGGGGACGCCTCCCGCGGTGACGGTACGTTCACCGAGGTGTGGGAGGCCCGCATCAGCGTCGACGAGTACGCGCTCTTCGAGGCGGTACACCCGGGCTACGCGGTGCAGATGGCGGAGTTGGGCCGCATGGTGCGGTCCCATTGCGGTGCGCTGCCGGGCGCGGTACTCGATGTGGGAAGCGGGCCCGGCCTGCCGACGGTGATGCTGGCCGAGATGTTCCCGGGCGCGCGGATCGACGCGGTGGAGCCCAGTCCGGCGGCCATCCCTCATCTGGTGAAGAACACCTCGGGTCATGCGGTGTCCGTGCACAGGACAGGGATCACCGACTTCACCGGCCCCCGCGACTACCCGGTGACGGTCTCGGTCGGCGCCTCCCACCACATGGACACACGTATGTTCCTGCGTGGTCTGAAGCGGCACACGGCCCCCGGGGGGCTGATTGTCGTCGCGGACGAGATGGTCGCTCCGTATGCGTCGGAATCCGAACGGTCGCGGGCTGTCATCGACCACCATTTCGTCTATATGGACCAGGCGCTCGCCCATGTTCCGGAAGCCCGTCTCCCGTCCGTCGAGCAACGCCGCGTCCGGGCCCTGCGCGACACGGACCGGCGGGTACCGGAGCGTTTGGCGGACCTTCTCGAAGAAGTGCGCCAGGACCGGTGGTTCCATGTCGGGGATGACAGCCCGTGGCAGCGCGTACGTTTCTGCGTTCTGGAACTCGAAGCCCTGGTGGCTGGAGTCGACTACGACGTGGAGCGCAAAACCTGGGTGGAGAATTTCATGACCCTGGCTCAGGACGAGGGGCTGGAGCCCGTCGAGCACCGCCGGGTCCACGCCACGGTGGGAGGCCGTGACCTCGATGCGGGTACCCATGTTGTTGCTTTACGTAATCCCCATCTGTCGCCCGTAGCTTCGAGGACGTTGTGA
- a CDS encoding serine hydrolase domain-containing protein produces the protein MSPTEAVLMTRDGVVVHEAYTGTEPGTGTRCPSGTRFQIASLSKQFVAATALLLAEDGVLSLTDRPADGLPGCPPAWADVTLHHLLTHTSGLPHWDAVPEPSSHTPPSRAETLARIMRLPLLSAPGDRWHYSSPGYVLAARMIEQAGARPYTDILRERILLPLHLNHTGTSGQRARAENGTTDLSLLPGTGDLWSTARDLARWARVLEQGEILNPGSLRSMYTPHAVPRTPFATPLLATGYGYGVFLGTLAGHRAHFHHGDNPGHRSLLVRLPDQDTGIVVLTRDGDSDPCATLPTLLTALVQRS, from the coding sequence ATGAGTCCGACCGAAGCTGTGCTGATGACCCGTGACGGCGTCGTGGTCCATGAGGCGTACACGGGCACGGAACCCGGGACGGGGACTCGCTGCCCATCGGGGACCCGGTTCCAGATCGCTTCCCTCAGCAAGCAGTTCGTGGCGGCCACCGCGCTCCTTCTCGCCGAGGACGGCGTCCTGTCCCTGACGGACCGACCGGCCGACGGGCTCCCCGGCTGCCCGCCCGCATGGGCCGACGTCACTCTTCACCACCTGCTGACGCATACGTCCGGACTGCCCCACTGGGACGCGGTTCCCGAACCCTCTTCGCACACGCCCCCCTCGCGTGCGGAGACCCTTGCCCGGATCATGCGGCTGCCCTTGCTGAGCGCCCCGGGGGACCGGTGGCACTACAGCAGCCCCGGATACGTCCTGGCCGCCCGCATGATCGAGCAGGCCGGCGCACGTCCGTACACCGACATCCTCCGCGAGCGGATTCTCCTCCCCCTGCACCTGAACCACACCGGCACCTCAGGTCAACGGGCACGCGCGGAGAACGGCACGACGGACCTCTCCCTCCTGCCCGGCACCGGCGACCTCTGGTCCACCGCCCGCGACCTCGCCCGCTGGGCCCGCGTGCTGGAACAGGGCGAAATTCTCAACCCCGGTTCCCTCCGCAGCATGTACACCCCGCACGCCGTCCCCCGCACCCCGTTCGCGACGCCTCTCCTCGCCACCGGATACGGCTACGGAGTGTTCCTGGGCACCCTGGCCGGACACCGGGCACACTTCCACCACGGCGACAACCCCGGCCACCGCTCGCTCCTGGTCCGGCTCCCCGACCAGGACACCGGCATCGTCGTGCTCACCCGCGACGGCGACAGCGACCCGTGTGCCACCCTGCCCACGCTGCTCACCGCGTTGGTACAGCGCTCCTGA